A genomic segment from Triticum dicoccoides isolate Atlit2015 ecotype Zavitan chromosome 1A, WEW_v2.0, whole genome shotgun sequence encodes:
- the LOC119280096 gene encoding uncharacterized protein LOC119280096 codes for MASAAPPPPDAEPPECPVCLSPFDDSSVVPRVLPCGHSLCGSCISSLPPASASAAASSLRCPLCSQCVPFSRALGPSSLPKNLALLSLLPSLPNPSPPRTAGAASAARPLPLPLHAAHSRLLARFRHAILPESASPLHSSPPGHPPAGLALGSIACDLGAPWFCSRGHPVSLLPIDAPAGGAPTQEAAFYRPSHAARVIAAIDALSSAAREEMVDLVAASTRLARRVCRVYGAWMGPDAATLWLVSERHTPGVPPLLNDRSDELETVARVGALGMEVCEALMGLHGEGLVLGCLRLDCFRLDHFGRCLLDLNEVLALCRGVRAGVCLSMDGALVAPEMTAILRDATRTRSHDFNGLIGRNSDVWLLGCILAALVTGEERLAAGWNTDGSYDDWQKEVLARLDAALVGTQLEPLAATTALCLSYEPECRPEIADVWKCIRGSQMKPGADALAPADDIVAQKSFRCLLLGELSSMCSAQAVESDEIVQPSQDSDDKNSTPDDESNCGCSNDESVCTAGTDEPQRNGVFKSSTLLAHRDCVTGLAIGGGFLFSSSYDKTINVWSLQDFSHVQTLKGHEHKITAIVVVDNDNQSLCISGDSGSGIFVWRVGTSLKQEPLNKWYETNDWIYRGVHCLAVSGTGYLYTGSRDKSIKAWSLEDYSLGCTMTGHKSTVSCLAVASGILYSGSWDGSIRSWWLTDHSPLSVLEDDAPGSIAPVLSISTEANFVVSSYENGCLKIWKDDVLVKSEKLQNASIYAVKLNGKWLYTGGLNKAINIQELLEDESELEIRDVASISCDSIVTSILYWNEKLIVGLSNREIKVYDKGS; via the exons ATGGcgagcgccgcgccgccgccgccagacgCGGAGCCGCCCGAGTGCCCGGTGTGCCTCTCCCCCTTCGACGACTCCTCCGTCGTGCCGCGCGTCCTCCCGTGCGGCCACTCCCTCTGCGGCTCCTGCATCTCCTCCCTCCCGCCGGCCTCCGCGTCGGCCGCGGCCTCGTCCCTCCGCTGCCCGCTCTGCTCCCAGTGCGTCCCCTTCTCCCGGGCCCTCGGCCCCTCCTCCCTCCCCAAGAACCTCGCCCTCCTCTCACTCCTCCCCTCCCTCCCCAACCCTTCCCCGCCCCgcaccgccggcgccgcctccgcgGCTCGACCCCTCCCTCTCCCGCTCCACGCCGCCCACTCGCGCCTCCTCGCCCGCTTCCGACACGCCATCCTCCCCGAGTCCGCCTCCCCGCTACACTCCTCGCCGCCCGGCCACCCTCCCGCCGGCCTCGCGCTCGGGTCGATCGCCTGCGACCTGGGAGCCCCCTGGTTCTGCTCGCGGGGTCACCCCGTAAGCCTCCTCCCGATCGACGCTCCCGCCGGCGGGGCGCCGACGCAGGAGGCCGCGTTCTACCGGCCCAGCCACGCCGCGCGGGTCATCGCCGCGATCGACGCGCTGAGCAGCGCCGCCAGGGAGGAGATGGTCGATTTGGTGGCCGCCTCCACGCGACTGGCGCGGCGGGTGTGCAGGGTTTACGGCGCCTGGATGGGCCCCGATGCGGCAACGCTGTGGCTGGTCTCTGAACGGCACACGCCGGGAGTTCCCCCCTTGCTGAATGACAGGAGCGACGAGCTGGAAACTGTGGCTCGGGTTGGAGCTCTTGGAATGGAGGTGTGTGAAGCGCTCATGGGATTGCACGGCGAGGGGCTGGTGCTGGGTTGCCTCCGGCTGGACTGCTTCCGCCTTGATCACTTTGGGCGCTGCCTGCTCGACTTGAATGAGGTACTGGCCTTGTGCCGTGGAGTCCGGGCAGGGGTTTGCTTGTCCATGGACGGTGCTTTGGTTGCTCCCGAGATGACAGCAATTCTGAGGGACGCCACAAGGACGAGGAGTCATGATTTCAATGGCTTGATAGGGCGTAATTCAGATGTTTGGTTGCTGGGTTGTATATTGGCGGCGCTTGTTACTGGAGAGGAGCGGCTTGCGGCGGGGTGGAATACTGATGGATCATATGATGATTGGCAGAAGGAAGTGCTTGCGAGGCTTGACGCTGCATTGGTTGGTACACAGTTAGAACCATTGGCTGCAACTACAGCGTTATGCCTGAGCTATGAACCAGAATGCCGCCCAGAGATTGCTGATGTTTGGAAATGTATCAGAGGCTCACAGATGAAACCTGGTGCTGATGCTTTGGCTCCTGCTGATGATATTGTAGCTCAGAAAAGTTTTAGGTGTTTGCTCCTCGGGGAGTTGTCCTCAATGTGCTCCGCCCAAGCTGTTGAGTCAGATGAAATAGTGCAGCCCTCTCAAGATTCTGATGACAAAAATTCAACTCCAGATGATGAAAGCAATTGTGGTTGCTCAAACGATGAGTCTGTTTGCACAGCAGGAACAGATGAGCCACAGCGTAATGGAGTGTTTAAATCTTCAACTCTGCTTGCTCACCGTGACTGCGTCACAGGATTAGCCATTGGAG GGGGATTTTTGTTTAGTTCTTCCTACGACAAAACAATCAATGTATGGTCACTGCAG GACTTCTCTCATGTGCAGACTTTAAAGGGCCATGAGCACAAAATCACAGCAATTGTTGTTGTTGACAATGATAACCAGTCTCTTTGTATAAGTGGAGACAGTGGCAGTGGAATTTTTGTCTGGCGTGTTGGTACCTCTCTCAAGCAAGAACCATTAAATAAATGGTATGAAACTAATGATTGGATCTACCGGGGTGTCCACTGCTTGGCTGTGTCTGGAACTGGTTATCTTTATACTGGCAGTAGAGACAAATCTATTAAAGCTTGGTCTCTGGAG GATTATTCACTTGGATGCACTATGACAGGCCACAAGTCAACCGTGTCTTGCCTTGCAGTTGCTAGCGGTATTCTTTACAGTGGAAGTTGGGATGGTAGTATCCGATCATGGTGGCTTACTGATCACAGCCCGTTGTCTGTACTTGAAGATGATGCACCGGGAAGCATAGCCCCTGTGTTGTCAATTTCAACAGAAGCTAATTTTGTTGTTTCATCATATGAAAATGGCTGTTTGAAG ATTTGGAAGGATGATGTCCTCGTTAAGTCAGAGAAACTTCAAAATGCTTCTATTTACGCTGTTAAATTGAACGGTAAATGGCTATATACCGGTGGATTGAATAAAGCCATAAATATTCAG GAGTTATTAGAAGACGAGTCAGAGTTGGAAATCAGAGATGTCGCTTCCATCTCTTGTGATTCAATTGTAACTTCAATATTGTACTGGAATGAAAAGCTGATAGTAGGACTCTCTAACAGGGAAATTAAG GTTTACGACAAGGGTTCTTAG
- the LOC119280107 gene encoding pectinesterase-like, which produces MAAYHPAAALSFLLVLSLFLLARADPPPATPVPPSTACDDTTDPAFCRSVLPANGTGNLYAYGRFSAARSLSNANRFLGLVNRYLARGGLSGAAVAALQDCQLLSGLNIDFLSAAGATLNTTKSALLNPQAEDVQTLLSAILTNQQTCADGLQAAASAWSVRSGLAVPMANSTKLYSISLSLFTRAWVPRGKGRKPRPAPSSSAKPPRQRGRGLFDATDDEMVRRMALEGAVAAVSVAGAVTVDQSGAGNYTTVGDAVAAAPSNLGASSGYFVIRVAAGVYEENVVVPKSKKYVMMVGDGIGQTVITGNRSVVDGWTTFNSATFAVLGQGFVAVNMTFRNTAGPAKHQAVALRSGADLSTFYQCSFEGYQDTLYTHSLRQFYRACDVYGTVDYVFGNAAVVFQDCTLYNRLPMAGQSNTVTAQGRSDPNQNTGTTIQGCSIVAAPELAANTAFATATYLGRPWKMYSRTVIMQSDVAGLVDPAGWMPWSGDFALATLYYAEYDNSGAGSDTSRRVNWPGYHVLNSTVDAGNFTVANMVLGDFWLPQTGVTFTVGLN; this is translated from the exons ATGGCGGCGTACCACCCTGCCGCGGCGCTCTCCTTCCTCCTCGTGCTCTCGCTCTTCCTCCTGGCCCGCGCCGACCCGCCGCCGGCCACGCCGGTGCCGCCCTCCACGGCGTGCGACGACACGACGGACCCCGCATTCTGCCGCTCCGTGCTCCCGGCCAACGGCACCGGCAACCTCTACGCCTACGGCCGCTTCTCCGCCGCCAGGTCCCTCTCCAACGCCAACCGGTTCCTCGGCCTCGTCAACCGGTACCTCGCCCGCGGCGGCCTCTCCGGCGCCGCGGTCGCCGCGCTGCAGGACTGCCAGCTCCTCTCCGGGCTCAACATCGACTTCCTCTCCGCGGCCGGCGCCACGCTGAACACCACCAAGTCGGCGCTCCTCAACCCGCAGGCCGAGGACGTGCAGACGCTGCTGTCGGCCATCCTGACCAACCAGCAGACGTGCGCCGACGGCCTGCAGGCCGCCGCGTCGGCGTGGTCCGTGCGCAGCGGCCTCGCCGTGCCCATGGCCAACAGCACCAAGCTCTACAGCATCTCGCTCTCGCTCTTCACCCGGGCGTGGGTGCCCCGCGGCAAGGGCAGGAAGCCGAGGCCGGCGCCGTCGTCGTCCGCGAAGCCGCCTCGGCAGCGCGGGAGGGGCCTGTTCGACGCCACGGACGACGAGATGGTGCGCAGGATGGCGCTCGAGGGGGCCGTGGCGGCGGTGTCGGTGGCCGGCGCGGTGACCGTGGACCAGAGCGGCGCGGGGAACTACACGACCGTCGGGGACGCCGTGGCGGCGGCGCCGAGCAACCTTGGCGCCAGCAGCGGGTACTTCGTGATACGCGTGGCCGCGGGCGTGTACGAGGAGAATGTGGTGGTGCCCAAGAGCAAGAAGTATGTCATGATGGTCGGCGACGGCATCGGCCAGACGGTGATCACCGGCAACCGGAGCGTGGTCGACGGCTGGACCACCTTCAACTCCGCCACGTTCG CCGTGCTCGGGCAAGGGTTCGTGGCGGTGAACATGACGTTCCGCAACACGGCGGGGCCGGCGAAGCACCAGGCGGTGGCGCTCCGGAGCGGGGCCGACCTCTCGACGTTCTACCAGTGCAGCTTCGAGGGGTACCAGGACACGCTCTACACCCACTCCCTCCGCCAGTTCTACCGCGCGTGCGACGTCTACGGCACCGTCGACTACGTCTTCGGCAACGCCGCCGTCGTGTTCCAGGACTGCACGCTCTACAACCGCCTCCCCATGGCCGGCCAGAGCAACACCGTCACGGCGCAGGGCCGCTCCGACCCGAACCAGAACACGGGCACCACCATCCAGGGCTGCTCCATCGTGgccgcgccggagctcgccgccaaCACGGCCTTCGCCACCGCCACCTACCTGGGGCGGCCGTGGAAGATGTACTCGCGCACAGTGATCATGCAGTCGGACGTGGCCGGGCTCGTCGACCCGGCGGGCTGGATGCCGTGGAGCGGCGACTTCGCGCTCGCCACGCTCTACTACGCCGAGTACGACAACTCCGGCGCTGGGTCGGACACGAGCAGGAGGGTGAACTGGCCGGGGTACCACGTGCTCAACAGCACCGTCGACGCCGGCAACTTCACCGTCGCCAACATGGTGCTCGGGGATTTCTGGCTGCCGCAAACCGGCGTGACCTTCACCGTCGGGCTCAACTGA